TAAAATTGTTCTTTAATTGAGCTGCATTATTTAAGGCCTCATAGGCCATTCCTCCAGTGAGTGCTCCATCTCCAATGACAGAGACAACAAACTTGTTTTCTCCTAAAACATCCCTTGCCTTGGCAAGTCCCAGCCCCGCTGAAATGCTGGTCGAAGAATGTCCTGTGTCAAATGCATCAAATGGGCTCTCCTTTCGCTTAGGAAATCCAGACATTCCGCCAAATTTTCTAAGCTCGTCAAACCATGCCATTCGCCCACTCAAAATTTTATGTGTGTAGGATTGATGACCGACATCCCAAACGACTTGATCTCTTGGAAAGTCAAAGCTTAAATACAACGCCATAGTCAACTCCACAACACCCAAATTACTCGCCAGATGTCCGCCTGTGACGCTCAACTTTTCAATTAAAAATTCTCTAATTTCCTGTGCGAGCAAGCGATATTCACTTCTTTTTAATTTCTTGATATCTTCAGCGTTTTTAATCTTCTCGAGTACCATAAATTTTTATTTCCTTCTCATTGACAGCCAAACAATCATCTTTTTCAATACAGAAGTATCTCCCTGTATTGTGTCAAGAAGTCTCTGTGCCTCTGTGGAACAACGCAAAACCTCATCCTTTGCCTTGTTTAGCCCATAGAGTGTAACATAGGTTGTCTTTACATTGCGTTCATCTGAATGAATAGGTTTTCCAAGTTCTTCTTCTGTCGAGGTCTCGTCTAAAATATCATCTTGAATCTGAAAGGCCATTCCAATATTTCTGGCAATCTCTTCCATCACATCAATTTCTTCTTGTTTTGCTCCACCAACAATGGCTCCAATCATAAAAGAAGCCTCTAACAGTGCTCCTGTCTTTAGTCGATAGATAAAATCAAGTTCTTCTTCATTTAATTTTTCCCCTGTCTTTTGTACATCCACCACCTGACCACCAATCATTCCCTGCATTCCTGTCTTTTTAGCAAGGACATCGAGTGCCTTGGCATACCTCAAGATCAAACTTGGATTGTGTATCTTTGCCATTTCACTGGCGATGACAGAAAAGGCCTCCACAATCAATGCATCTCCTGCAAGTGTTGCCATATCTTCGCCATAAGTTACCCATGTAGTTGGTTTTCCTCTTCTCAAGGTGTCATTGTCCATACATGGTAAATCATCGTGAATGAGAGAAGAAGTATGAATCATTTCCATTGCCGCCATCATTGGGGCAATTTCCTCCATTCTTCCCTTTCCACCCTGAAACAATTGATAACTTTCATAGATAATCATTGGACGGACACGCTTTCCGCCACTGCGAACAGCCTCATCCATTGCCTCATAGACAATTTTTTGTAATCCCTCCTTTGCTGGTAAAAAATGTATCAATGCATTGTCAATTTCTCCAATATCATATATAAATTCTTCCATAATATTATCCGTCCTCGCGATCTGTTTCAATTCGAAGCACCTGAGCCTCCACCGCATCAATGCGTGTGTTGATCTCTCTCACTAACTTCATTCCCTGTTCATACAATTGAAAAGACTCCTCTAAAGAAATCTCCTGACTCTCCAATTGTCGAATCATTTTTTCAAGCCCCACCAATTCCTCTTCTATGCTATTTTTACTCATCAGCCACCTCCATCACTTTGACCTTTGCACTGCCGTCTGCAAAATGCAAAGTCAATACATCTTCTCTTTCTACTTTCTGTACGCTATTGATGCGTTCATACTTCTCATTGGTCACAAAGGCATAGCCCGATGACAACTTTTCTAGTGGAGATAAGCCCTTTAACCGCTGTGCATCCATCATCAATTGCTGTTTCTTTGCAGAAATCTTCTTCTCCATCACATAGGAAAGTTTTTGTTCCATCTCCTTTGATTTTGTTCTAAATCCCTGTACCTTGGACATTGGCGAACACATCGCCAGTCGATATTCTTGTTGCTTTAATTTATTTTTTATGCGATCGATCTTTGCCCGAATGGCATCCTCCATTCTCTGAGAAACACCGGCCATTCCCTGCACAAAGGCTGCGTACTCAAATGTTGCCAGCTCTGCTGCCGCACTCGGTGTAGGTGCCCTCAAATCTGCCACAAAATCAGCAATGGTTGTATCTGTCTCATGTCCCACCGCTGAAATAATTGGAGTGTGGGCATGAAAAATAGCACTCGCCACTATTTCTTCATTGAATGCCCACAAATCTTCAATTGAACCTCCACCTCGTCCCACAATAAGGACATCGCAGTCCATTTGATCTAATATCCCAATTCCTCGCACAATACTTGCTGGTGCATATTCTCCCTGTACAATCGCTGGATACAATACAATCTGAACATGAGGGTTTCTTCTTGTCGCCACAGTAATAATATCATGCAATGCCGCACCTTCCCCTGCAGTGACCACCCCAATTTTTTGTGCAAATCTTGGAATACTTCTCTTATAGGCAGAGTCAAACATCCCCATTTCTTCCAGTTTTACTTTTAATTGTGCAAACCTTTGATACAGTTCCCCCTGCCCTTCTCTTTCAATGCTCTGAGCATAGAGCTGGTAACATCCTCCTCGCTCATAGACATCAATTTTTCCATGCACAACAACCTTCATTCCCTCAGACATTGTAAAAGAGAGGCCCCGTCGATTACCGGCAAACATTACCGCTGACAAGGTCCCCCCATTATCTTTTAATGTGAAGTAGATATGCCCAGAACTGTGATACTTACAGTTGGACACCTCTCCCCTCACACTAATTTTATTCAGTATTGCATCTGACGAAATCTTGTTGTGAATATAGCCATTTACTTGCTGTACCGAATATATATTTTCCATCATTCTACCAACTTTGCTAAAATTCCATTGACAAAGGAAGCTGATTCTTCCCCACCATATTTTTTTGCCAATTCCACAGCCTCATTGATGGCCACTGCTGTTGGAACTTCTCGATCATACTTAATCTCATAACAAGCTAGACGAAGAATGGTCAACTCCACCTTTCCGATACGATTGAGTTTCCATCCCTTCGTCACCTTTTCAAGTTCCTCATCAATGGTAGAGAGCATGCCCAAAATTTTATCTACTCTTTCCTTCAATTCCCACTGTGCATCTTCATTTAAATTCACACTGTGGAGAACTTCTCGCTCGCCATTTTCATTGTATTCTTCCTCTTCAATTTGTTCCATATATGCATTGATTTGCTCTACCTCTTCTTCTTTTGTATAAAAATCTGTGCAAAAAAGCAATTTAAAGCAATGTTCTCTCAGTGTTCGTCTTTTCATTGTTCCGCCTCCATATTGTACTGCCACGTAGTATTAAATCAGATACGCTCCATTATAGCCGATTTATCTCTTTTTAACAAGAGATTGCTTGATTTAGAGCAAATGACCAAATTATGCGTTCTTTTACATTTCTTCCTGTCAACTTCTCCAATGCCTTTTGATAGTAATCTAGCTGTTTTTCATATTTTTCTCTTAAAATCTTTCCATCCTTTACCACATCTGTCTTGTAGTCAATTAAAATAATGCCATCCTCCTCCTCAATATAGGCATCGATCATTCCCTGCACGAGGATCAACTCCTCACTCTTTGCAATGCCAAGATCCTGTGCAGAAAGTCCCATAACAAATTGACGCTCTCGACACAGATTCCCTGAAAGATTCGCCTTTTTGCAAATGGCTCCAAGATTTGAATGTAAAAATCCCTCCAATCGCTTCTCCTTCATATACTTGCGCTCCTGTGGTCGAATCCTTCCCTCGACTACTAATTGGTCAAAATAATTCTCTATGCTCTCTTTATTCGCCTCCATTCCATAGTCCAGTCTCTCCATAGCTGTGTGGTAGGCCGTTCCCAATTTTGCTGCATCGACAGGCGACTTCTTCTTTCGCTCTTCCCTTTGAACATAGGGAGATTCGCTCGCCTCATCGTCGACATCCTCTCCGATATACTTCAACTCTGAGACACTCATCTTCGTCTTTAAGTCTACTTCTATTTGATGTGGATACTGATAGTCAAGTACTGCTTCCAATTTTTCATCTCTATATTTTGGTGCAGATGAAAGGACTGACCTAATATCAACGGACTTTTCCTGTGTCTTTTCTTCCTCTTGTCTTAAGCCATCTACTCCTTCAACAATAACCTCCATAGCCATAGATCGCTCACACATCAACAACCAATCCAGATAAGAGGTTGCACCTTGAATTTGCATATAAGAAAGACCATTTTCCTGCCCTACCATGTTCTTTTTTTCTCTTGCCTTCTGAACATCTTTTACATTTGCCGTGACAATCAACTTCTCCTTTGCTCTTGTGAGAGCCACATAGAATATGCGAAGCTCCTCCGCCATGCTATCATTTTTCTTCTTGTAGGCAATGACATTTTTCTTTAGACTACTTTGCTTTGTCCTTCGCTTCAAATCAATAATATCACAGCCAATGCCCAAATCGGCATCCACCACCACGCTATCACTGCTATCTCTTTGATTAAATTTCTTTGACGCATCACACAAAAACACAACAGGAAACTCCAATCCCTTTGACTTATGAATGGTCATAATGCGCACCGTGTCATCAAACTCACCCAATGTCGATGCCTCACCAAAATCATTATTATATTCTTTTAAATTTTCAATATATCGAACAAAGTGAAATAGCCCCGTATAGCCCGTTCTTTCATATCCCTTTGCCTTTTCTAGTAGCATATACAGATTTCCCTTTCTCACTTCTCCTGCTGGCATTGCTGATACATAGTCTAAAAATCCCGTCTCCTCATAAATCTTTCGAATCAACTCGCTGATGGTCATATAGCCTGCTTGCCTGCGATAGTGACAGAGAAGGTCATCGGCAGATTGCAATTTTTTTACTGTCTCCAGTTCAATAAATGTACTTTGATTTTCTAAGGCGTACTGACAGGCATCATAGATGTGCAATGCACTTTCATTTGGTAAATTTTTCTTATATACAGAAGTAATATT
This region of Lachnospiraceae bacterium oral taxon 096 genomic DNA includes:
- a CDS encoding polyprenyl synthetase family protein, whose translation is MEEFIYDIGEIDNALIHFLPAKEGLQKIVYEAMDEAVRSGGKRVRPMIIYESYQLFQGGKGRMEEIAPMMAAMEMIHTSSLIHDDLPCMDNDTLRRGKPTTWVTYGEDMATLAGDALIVEAFSVIASEMAKIHNPSLILRYAKALDVLAKKTGMQGMIGGQVVDVQKTGEKLNEEELDFIYRLKTGALLEASFMIGAIVGGAKQEEIDVMEEIARNIGMAFQIQDDILDETSTEEELGKPIHSDERNVKTTYVTLYGLNKAKDEVLRCSTEAQRLLDTIQGDTSVLKKMIVWLSMRRK
- the xseB gene encoding exodeoxyribonuclease VII small subunit, giving the protein MSKNSIEEELVGLEKMIRQLESQEISLEESFQLYEQGMKLVREINTRIDAVEAQVLRIETDREDG
- a CDS encoding exodeoxyribonuclease VII large subunit → MMENIYSVQQVNGYIHNKISSDAILNKISVRGEVSNCKYHSSGHIYFTLKDNGGTLSAVMFAGNRRGLSFTMSEGMKVVVHGKIDVYERGGCYQLYAQSIEREGQGELYQRFAQLKVKLEEMGMFDSAYKRSIPRFAQKIGVVTAGEGAALHDIITVATRRNPHVQIVLYPAIVQGEYAPASIVRGIGILDQMDCDVLIVGRGGGSIEDLWAFNEEIVASAIFHAHTPIISAVGHETDTTIADFVADLRAPTPSAAAELATFEYAAFVQGMAGVSQRMEDAIRAKIDRIKNKLKQQEYRLAMCSPMSKVQGFRTKSKEMEQKLSYVMEKKISAKKQQLMMDAQRLKGLSPLEKLSSGYAFVTNEKYERINSVQKVEREDVLTLHFADGSAKVKVMEVADE
- the nusB gene encoding transcription antitermination factor NusB, whose amino-acid sequence is MKRRTLREHCFKLLFCTDFYTKEEEVEQINAYMEQIEEEEYNENGEREVLHSVNLNEDAQWELKERVDKILGMLSTIDEELEKVTKGWKLNRIGKVELTILRLACYEIKYDREVPTAVAINEAVELAKKYGGEESASFVNGILAKLVE